From the Chitinolyticbacter meiyuanensis genome, one window contains:
- a CDS encoding RDD family protein, with protein MSLDAPTQPLPPLPTPVPAAVSVPTDPGQPEPAGFWARFAALTIDGMVLGMASWVVFIVVAIAMGISAAALGDAVDGGSAAIGFMAVGYLLMFGLSWAYFALQEASSAQASLGKRAVGLYVTDGTGARIGLGRATGRWFAHALSNITLYIGYLIQPFTRRKQALHDLVSGTVVMRKPGTNNVVTIIVLAVVLPLVGVAVIGILAAIAIPQYAEYTRRAEVKVMEQDSRQLLKLLEHRAATSDEVIDTLEDLDQRFKTAASTKVDFDDDYVVTVTSTKSNMRDYSVVFSPVVQEDGSVRWHCETTPEDKFDPAWCRKLRDEIEA; from the coding sequence ATGTCGCTCGACGCCCCAACCCAGCCGCTGCCACCCTTGCCTACCCCCGTTCCCGCTGCCGTGTCCGTACCGACGGATCCAGGCCAGCCCGAGCCCGCCGGCTTCTGGGCCCGCTTTGCCGCGCTGACCATCGACGGCATGGTGCTGGGGATGGCGAGCTGGGTGGTGTTCATCGTCGTTGCCATCGCCATGGGCATTTCGGCTGCCGCGCTCGGTGACGCAGTCGATGGCGGCTCGGCGGCCATCGGTTTCATGGCTGTCGGCTATCTGTTGATGTTCGGGCTGAGCTGGGCCTATTTCGCGTTGCAGGAAGCGAGCAGCGCACAGGCCTCGCTCGGCAAGCGGGCGGTTGGCCTCTATGTGACCGACGGCACCGGCGCGCGCATTGGACTGGGCCGCGCAACTGGTCGCTGGTTTGCCCATGCGTTGTCCAATATCACGCTTTATATCGGCTACCTGATCCAGCCGTTCACCCGACGCAAGCAGGCACTGCACGATCTGGTGTCGGGCACCGTGGTGATGCGCAAGCCCGGTACCAACAACGTGGTCACCATCATCGTGCTGGCAGTTGTCCTGCCGCTGGTGGGGGTCGCAGTGATCGGCATCCTTGCTGCGATCGCCATCCCGCAATATGCGGAATACACGCGCCGCGCCGAGGTAAAGGTGATGGAGCAGGACAGCCGCCAGTTGCTCAAGCTGCTGGAGCACCGCGCTGCCACGAGTGACGAGGTGATCGATACGCTGGAGGATCTCGATCAGCGCTTCAAGACCGCTGCGAGCACCAAGGTGGATTTCGACGATGACTACGTGGTGACGGTGACTTCGACCAAGTCGAACATGCGCGACTACAGCGTGGTGTTCTCGCCAGTGGTGCAGGAGGATGGCTCGGTGCGCTGGCATTGTGAAACCACGCCCGAGGACAAGTTCGATCCGGCGTGGTGCCGCAAGCTGCGCGACGAGATCGAAGCCTGA
- a CDS encoding pyridoxine 5'-phosphate synthase yields the protein MPTLLSVNLNKIALIRNSRGRDYPSIVHFAALVLEAGAAGVTIHPRPDQRHARYADVAALKAVVERFPGAELNIEGYPDRQFLDVVLAARPQQCTLVPDEPGQLTSDHGWNIVRDAARLAPIVAELKAAGIRVSLFVDPDIAQIDAAPATGTDRVELYTEGYAHGYEQGEWLGEWHKHAAAAARARELGLGLNAGHDLNLDNLANFVRIPGIEEVSIGHALTVEALQYGFADVVRRYVAILKAVA from the coding sequence ATGCCGACCCTGCTTTCCGTCAATCTCAACAAGATCGCGCTGATCCGCAACTCGCGCGGTCGCGATTACCCCAGCATCGTCCATTTTGCGGCGCTGGTACTGGAAGCCGGGGCCGCAGGCGTCACCATTCATCCACGTCCTGACCAACGTCATGCCCGCTATGCGGATGTGGCGGCGCTCAAGGCCGTGGTCGAGCGCTTTCCCGGTGCGGAACTCAATATCGAGGGCTATCCGGACCGACAGTTCCTCGATGTGGTACTGGCCGCCCGGCCGCAGCAGTGCACGCTGGTGCCGGACGAACCGGGCCAGCTCACCTCCGATCACGGCTGGAACATTGTGCGCGATGCCGCCAGGCTCGCGCCCATCGTCGCCGAGCTGAAGGCGGCCGGCATTCGTGTCAGCCTGTTCGTCGACCCTGATATTGCCCAGATCGACGCCGCTCCGGCCACTGGCACTGACCGGGTCGAGCTCTATACCGAGGGCTATGCCCACGGCTACGAGCAGGGCGAGTGGCTCGGCGAATGGCATAAGCACGCCGCCGCCGCCGCCCGTGCCCGCGAGCTGGGGCTGGGGCTCAACGCCGGACACGACCTCAACCTCGACAACCTTGCCAACTTCGTGCGTATTCCAGGCATCGAGGAAGTCTCCATCGGCCATGCGCTGACCGTGGAAGCGTTGCAATACGGCTTTGCGGACGTAGTGCGCCGCTACGTGGCGATCCTCAAAGCCGTTGCTTAA
- the gpmA gene encoding 2,3-diphosphoglycerate-dependent phosphoglycerate mutase, translating to MYQLVLIRHGQSAWNLENRFTGWVDIDLTEQGMIEARRAGQLLREAGFHFDVAYTSVLKRAIRTLWLALDEMDQMWIPVINSWRLNERHYGALAGLNKAETAAKHGADQVLLWRRSYDVRPPAMSTDDPRTSFDDPRYASVPRSEIPLTECLKDTVARALPFWHSDIAPAIRAGRRVVISAHNNSLRALIKYLDDVSETDIVGIEIPNGLPLVYELDADLKPIRHYYLGNDA from the coding sequence ATGTACCAGCTCGTCCTGATCCGCCACGGCCAATCCGCGTGGAACCTCGAAAACCGCTTCACCGGCTGGGTCGACATCGACCTGACCGAGCAAGGCATGATCGAAGCGCGCCGCGCCGGGCAACTGCTGCGCGAAGCCGGCTTCCATTTCGATGTGGCCTACACCTCGGTGCTGAAGCGGGCCATCCGCACGTTGTGGCTGGCGCTCGACGAGATGGACCAGATGTGGATTCCGGTGATCAATTCCTGGCGACTGAACGAGCGCCACTATGGTGCGCTGGCGGGGCTCAACAAGGCTGAGACCGCCGCCAAGCACGGCGCCGACCAGGTATTGCTCTGGCGCCGCAGCTACGACGTGCGCCCTCCGGCGATGAGTACGGATGATCCGCGCACCTCGTTCGACGACCCGCGCTATGCCAGCGTGCCGCGTAGCGAGATTCCGCTGACCGAATGCCTGAAGGATACTGTCGCCCGCGCCTTGCCGTTCTGGCACAGCGACATCGCCCCAGCCATCCGCGCCGGCCGCCGCGTGGTGATCAGCGCACACAACAACTCGCTGCGCGCGCTAATCAAATACCTCGACGACGTCAGCGAAACCGACATCGTCGGCATCGAAATCCCGAATGGCCTGCCGCTGGTCTATGAGCTCGATGCCGATCTCAAGCCGATCCGCCACTACTACCTAGGCAATGACGCCTAG
- a CDS encoding patatin-like phospholipase family protein, whose product MNRRSALAALLLTGWLAACTTTPSEKQSATQPTPVPLPKPLPQLKVGIALGGGAAKGFAHIGVIKMLEANGIKPAVVSGTSAGSVVGALYASGMDAFQLQEQSFSLDESRIRDVSLLSGGLVRGQKLQDYVNELVKQKPMEKFAKPFAAVTTELETGRRTVFVKGNAGMAVRASSSIPGVFEPVLINGKRYVDGGVVSPVPVDAARQLGADFVIAIDISSKATGTAPSNMLGIVNQAIMIMGQKLGEQELARADVVIRPRVGKIGPADFDQRNVAILEGEKAALALLPVIRQKMQDKQKQLVTQ is encoded by the coding sequence ATGAATCGCCGTTCCGCCCTTGCCGCCCTCCTCCTCACCGGCTGGCTGGCCGCCTGCACCACCACGCCGAGCGAAAAACAATCGGCCACGCAGCCAACGCCGGTGCCACTGCCCAAGCCGCTGCCGCAGCTCAAGGTCGGCATCGCGCTCGGCGGTGGCGCGGCCAAAGGCTTTGCCCATATCGGCGTGATCAAGATGCTGGAAGCCAATGGCATCAAACCGGCCGTCGTGTCCGGCACCAGCGCCGGCAGCGTGGTCGGTGCGCTGTACGCCTCGGGCATGGATGCCTTCCAGCTGCAGGAGCAATCGTTCAGCCTCGACGAGAGCCGCATCCGCGATGTCAGCCTGCTCTCCGGTGGCCTGGTGCGCGGCCAGAAGCTGCAGGACTACGTGAACGAGCTGGTGAAGCAAAAGCCGATGGAGAAGTTCGCCAAACCGTTCGCCGCCGTCACCACCGAATTGGAAACCGGCCGGCGCACAGTGTTCGTCAAGGGCAACGCCGGCATGGCAGTGCGTGCCTCCTCCAGCATTCCCGGCGTATTCGAGCCGGTGCTGATCAACGGCAAACGCTATGTCGACGGCGGCGTGGTCAGCCCGGTACCGGTCGATGCCGCGCGCCAGCTTGGCGCCGATTTCGTCATCGCCATCGACATCTCGTCCAAGGCCACCGGCACGGCGCCTTCCAACATGCTGGGCATCGTCAACCAGGCCATCATGATCATGGGCCAGAAGCTGGGCGAACAGGAGCTCGCCCGCGCTGATGTAGTGATCCGCCCACGCGTGGGCAAGATCGGCCCCGCCGATTTCGACCAGCGCAATGTCGCCATCCTCGAAGGCGAAAAGGCCGCGCTGGCGCTGCTGCCGGTGATCAGGCAGAAGATGCAGGACAAGCAGAAACAGCTGGTCACTCAGTAG
- the tsaA gene encoding tRNA (N6-threonylcarbamoyladenosine(37)-N6)-methyltransferase TrmO, with the protein MHTLDPLGHIATPFPDKFGIPRQPRLAPHARGVLKLLPPYDREEAVRGLSAFSHLWLTFVFHQVHGRWQPTVRPPRLGGNTRVGVFASRSPFRPNGLGLSLVELLEIDTRQGVTLTLGGVDLVDGTPIVDIKPYIPYAESVPDARGGFVDGTPTTLPVAFAPAAEATLTALGPRAAELRALISEVLAQDPRPAYADDAARVYGVRLYEFDIKWRCDDGGAQVLKLDIA; encoded by the coding sequence GTGCATACGCTCGACCCACTCGGCCATATCGCCACGCCCTTTCCCGACAAGTTCGGCATTCCACGCCAGCCGCGACTGGCGCCGCATGCGCGCGGCGTGCTGAAGCTGTTGCCGCCGTACGACCGGGAGGAAGCAGTACGCGGTCTGTCGGCGTTCTCGCACCTGTGGCTCACCTTCGTGTTCCATCAGGTCCACGGCCGCTGGCAGCCGACGGTGCGCCCGCCCCGCCTGGGCGGCAACACGCGGGTTGGCGTATTCGCCAGTCGCAGCCCGTTCCGCCCCAATGGCCTCGGGCTGTCGCTGGTCGAGCTGCTCGAAATCGACACCCGCCAGGGCGTGACGCTGACGCTGGGTGGCGTCGACCTGGTCGACGGCACCCCCATCGTCGACATCAAGCCCTACATCCCCTACGCCGAGAGCGTGCCCGATGCACGCGGTGGCTTCGTCGATGGCACGCCCACCACGCTGCCGGTCGCGTTCGCGCCGGCGGCCGAAGCCACGCTCACCGCACTGGGGCCACGCGCAGCCGAGCTGCGCGCGCTGATCAGCGAAGTGCTGGCGCAGGATCCCCGGCCCGCGTACGCCGACGATGCGGCCCGCGTCTACGGCGTACGGCTCTACGAATTCGACATCAAGTGGCGCTGCGACGATGGCGGCGCCCAGGTCCTGAAACTGGATATCGCATGA
- a CDS encoding methyl-accepting chemotaxis protein, producing MNAHNTVVTRKMAALRREADRWMLQTLAALTAVSLCLAPWYGTWLAALLIALPTLGVAWWLYRNAGGQLVCRLAMAAALMVFSALLIHQARGLIEMHFSVFVLLAFLLYYRDWKPLVTGAVVIAVHHVLFAVLQAQAVPVYAFAQNWTPTIVIIHAVFVVVETAVLVLLAMRMRAESVEAAAIQALAEVIASGDLSTEIDTEGGMTPVFRTVLKMQTSLRTLMTEVSSESDRLDHDSRQLAQSTAQVAGNGKQVADAASAIARAVDEMLARIDAIASEADRSAQLTRDAEQRARSGGTVIHRTVDEIRAIGASVSRSGTTLDLLGEQTGRISGVLDEIKEIAAQTNLLALNAAIEAARAGEQGRGFAVVADEVRKLAERTTQSTAQIQTMMHDVHASRDAALASMDEARRQSDAGMALAAEASGVIDAINDAAQQVTTVVGHISADLDQQAQATRQISGHVDAAAGAVGRNSATVHETAQLATDIEAAAGDLRNAIQRFRVS from the coding sequence ATGAACGCGCACAACACCGTGGTCACCCGCAAGATGGCTGCGCTGCGGCGCGAAGCCGACCGCTGGATGCTGCAGACCTTGGCGGCACTCACAGCGGTCTCGCTCTGTCTCGCGCCGTGGTATGGCACTTGGCTGGCCGCGCTGCTGATCGCGCTACCGACGCTCGGCGTCGCGTGGTGGCTCTACCGCAATGCTGGCGGGCAGCTGGTGTGTCGCCTAGCGATGGCCGCGGCGCTGATGGTGTTCTCGGCACTGTTGATCCACCAGGCGCGTGGGCTGATCGAGATGCACTTCTCGGTATTCGTGCTGCTTGCCTTCCTGCTGTACTACCGGGACTGGAAGCCGCTGGTCACCGGTGCCGTGGTGATCGCCGTGCATCATGTGCTGTTCGCCGTGCTGCAAGCGCAAGCAGTTCCGGTCTATGCGTTCGCGCAGAACTGGACGCCGACCATCGTGATCATCCATGCGGTATTCGTCGTGGTGGAAACGGCGGTGCTGGTGCTGCTGGCGATGCGCATGCGCGCCGAATCGGTGGAAGCTGCGGCCATCCAGGCCTTGGCGGAAGTAATCGCTTCGGGTGACCTGTCGACCGAGATCGATACCGAGGGCGGCATGACGCCGGTGTTCCGCACCGTGCTGAAGATGCAGACCAGCCTGCGCACGCTGATGACCGAGGTCAGCAGCGAATCGGACCGGCTGGATCACGACAGTCGCCAGCTGGCGCAGAGCACGGCGCAGGTGGCGGGCAACGGCAAACAGGTGGCCGATGCTGCCAGCGCGATCGCCCGCGCGGTGGACGAAATGCTGGCCCGGATCGATGCCATCGCCAGCGAAGCAGACCGTAGCGCGCAGCTCACCCGGGACGCCGAGCAACGTGCGCGCAGTGGCGGCACAGTGATCCACCGCACCGTCGACGAGATCCGCGCCATCGGTGCTTCGGTGTCGCGCAGCGGCACCACGCTGGACCTCTTGGGCGAGCAGACCGGGCGCATTTCCGGTGTGCTCGACGAGATCAAGGAGATCGCGGCGCAGACCAATCTGCTAGCACTGAATGCGGCCATCGAGGCCGCGCGGGCCGGTGAGCAGGGCCGCGGTTTCGCCGTGGTGGCGGACGAAGTGCGCAAGCTCGCCGAGCGCACCACCCAGTCCACGGCGCAGATCCAGACCATGATGCACGACGTGCACGCCAGCCGCGATGCAGCACTGGCCAGCATGGACGAGGCACGCCGCCAGAGCGACGCCGGCATGGCACTGGCAGCGGAAGCCAGCGGCGTAATCGACGCCATCAACGACGCAGCCCAGCAGGTGACAACGGTGGTCGGTCATATCTCGGCAGACCTCGATCAGCAGGCGCAAGCCACCCGGCAGATCTCCGGCCATGTCGATGCCGCTGCCGGCGCTGTGGGGCGCAACAGCGCCACGGTGCACGAAACCGCGCAGCTGGCGACCGACATCGAGGCAGCGGCCGGCGACCTGCGCAACGCGATCCAGCGTTTCCGCGTGAGCTGA
- a CDS encoding sodium-dependent transporter produces MSSDNNRANWGSKLGFILAAAGSAVGLGAIWKFPYVAGKNGGGAFLIAYLVCVFTLGIALLLAEMVIGRTAKKSATTAFRDLKGGLWPWAGRLSVLCVFIILSYYCVVGGWTVAYIGRSITGEAITADTALLASAFGSFIASPAQALGYTAIFLGLTVAVVLGGVEKGIERMSKVLMPALFALMLLLIARALTLPGAIDGVRYFITPDFSKMTSAMVVDALGLAFFSLSIGGGMIIAYGSYVSKETKLVGATLWVSTLATLACVLAGLMVLPAVFAFNVDPAAGPGLTFITMPAIFAQMPGGQLFAVAFFLLLLFAALTSSVSILEPIVSFLIDEFGMTRRPATFAVAIASFIVGIPAALSFGPMADTLFFGKNAFDLMDYVASNVMMPAGGLLAALFVGWAIWPRVKDELAAEGASAVLPAFRVVCAVVAPILIGVIWVHNL; encoded by the coding sequence ATGTCCAGCGACAACAATCGGGCGAACTGGGGCTCCAAGCTCGGCTTCATCCTCGCCGCCGCCGGCTCGGCCGTCGGCCTCGGTGCCATCTGGAAGTTTCCCTATGTGGCCGGCAAGAACGGCGGTGGCGCTTTCCTGATCGCCTACCTGGTGTGCGTGTTCACACTTGGTATCGCCCTGTTGCTGGCCGAGATGGTGATCGGCCGCACCGCCAAGAAATCGGCCACCACGGCCTTCCGCGATCTCAAGGGCGGCCTGTGGCCATGGGCCGGGCGACTGTCGGTGCTGTGCGTGTTCATCATCCTCAGCTACTACTGCGTGGTCGGCGGCTGGACCGTGGCCTACATCGGCCGCTCCATCACCGGCGAAGCAATCACCGCCGATACCGCCCTGCTCGCCAGTGCCTTCGGTAGCTTCATCGCCAGCCCGGCGCAGGCACTGGGCTACACCGCTATCTTCCTTGGCCTCACCGTTGCCGTGGTGCTAGGTGGCGTGGAAAAGGGCATCGAGCGGATGAGCAAGGTGCTGATGCCCGCCCTCTTCGCGCTGATGCTGCTGTTGATCGCGCGCGCGCTGACGCTGCCAGGCGCCATCGACGGCGTGCGCTATTTCATCACCCCGGACTTCTCCAAGATGACATCGGCCATGGTCGTCGACGCACTGGGCCTGGCGTTCTTCTCACTGTCGATCGGTGGCGGCATGATCATCGCCTACGGCTCGTATGTCTCGAAGGAAACAAAGCTGGTCGGTGCCACGCTGTGGGTATCGACGCTGGCTACACTGGCCTGCGTGCTCGCCGGGCTGATGGTGCTGCCGGCGGTATTCGCCTTCAACGTCGACCCGGCCGCCGGCCCCGGCCTCACCTTCATCACCATGCCGGCCATCTTCGCGCAGATGCCGGGCGGCCAGCTGTTTGCCGTCGCCTTCTTCCTGTTGCTGCTGTTCGCCGCGCTGACCTCGTCGGTGTCCATCCTTGAGCCCATCGTCTCCTTCCTGATCGACGAATTCGGCATGACTCGCCGCCCCGCCACCTTCGCGGTCGCCATCGCCAGCTTCATCGTCGGCATTCCCGCCGCGCTGTCGTTCGGGCCGATGGCCGATACGCTGTTCTTCGGCAAGAATGCCTTCGACCTGATGGACTACGTGGCCTCCAACGTGATGATGCCGGCCGGCGGCCTGCTCGCCGCGTTGTTCGTCGGCTGGGCGATCTGGCCGCGGGTGAAGGACGAGCTCGCAGCCGAGGGCGCCAGTGCCGTGCTGCCGGCCTTCCGCGTGGTGTGTGCGGTCGTGGCGCCCATCCTCATTGGGGTGATCTGGGTGCACAACCTGTAG
- a CDS encoding PhnD/SsuA/transferrin family substrate-binding protein: MRALLALCFALIASLAHADVVLGLVANRSIEETQLDWEPIAEDLARRLGEPVRVVASKDEAELLRALKAGEIDVLRGSTQLALQAVEGGSGDIFARLVLTGRIAEYRSLLLVRQNGPATLDELLKRSGQLRYASGSPGSTAGSLIPGYHAFARNNVLPERFFKSVTTGNSEDRFRALVENRTDVATSNSDDLIKLAEKYPRDFKQVRVLWESPKFSYDPLVLRRGLSAGKKEKITRFFLDYGRKGMEATREKERLYYADQLDGFLASSNRQLREVTDLQLYDALFRLTLEEKLAAAARAEREKSLYRRYDQLIALLGGAR, from the coding sequence ATGCGTGCTCTGCTTGCGCTCTGCTTTGCCCTGATTGCCTCACTGGCCCATGCCGATGTGGTGCTGGGGCTGGTAGCCAATCGCAGCATCGAGGAGACCCAGCTTGACTGGGAACCGATCGCCGAGGATCTCGCGCGCCGGCTCGGCGAGCCGGTGCGCGTGGTGGCAAGCAAGGACGAGGCCGAACTGCTGCGTGCCCTGAAGGCCGGCGAGATCGATGTGCTGCGCGGCAGCACCCAGCTCGCATTGCAGGCGGTGGAAGGTGGCAGCGGCGACATCTTCGCCCGGCTGGTGCTGACCGGCCGCATCGCCGAATACCGCTCGCTATTGCTGGTGCGGCAGAACGGCCCCGCCACGCTGGACGAACTGCTCAAACGCAGCGGTCAGCTGCGCTATGCCAGCGGCAGCCCCGGTTCCACCGCCGGCAGCCTGATCCCCGGCTACCACGCCTTCGCCCGCAACAACGTACTGCCCGAGCGCTTTTTCAAGAGCGTGACCACCGGCAACAGCGAGGACCGCTTTCGCGCCCTGGTGGAGAACCGCACCGACGTGGCCACCAGCAACAGCGACGATCTGATCAAGCTCGCCGAGAAATACCCGCGCGATTTCAAGCAGGTGCGCGTGCTGTGGGAGTCGCCGAAGTTCTCCTACGATCCGCTGGTGCTGCGCCGCGGCCTGTCTGCCGGCAAGAAGGAGAAGATCACCCGCTTCTTCCTCGACTACGGCCGCAAGGGTATGGAGGCAACGCGTGAAAAGGAGCGGCTCTATTACGCCGACCAGCTCGACGGCTTCCTCGCCTCGAGCAACCGCCAGCTGCGCGAAGTAACCGACCTACAGCTTTACGACGCGCTGTTCCGGCTCACCTTGGAAGAGAAACTCGCCGCAGCCGCCCGCGCCGAGCGCGAAAAATCGCTATACCGCCGCTACGATCAGTTGATCGCGCTGCTGGGCGGCGCTCGCTGA
- the phnD gene encoding phosphate/phosphite/phosphonate ABC transporter substrate-binding protein, producing the protein MLTRNACAVLFTLCASLACADITVGLVVTRSEAETLSRWQPVLDDLAVATGEPVRAVALENYDALVERMKRGEVQVARMGNRQALQAVENANAEVFGSLVMAGGVETYQSLLLTRRGGDLDTLVQIISLGQRGRLRFAGGKPSSFSGFLLPQYLAFLKANILFEQHFKSVQTGSHKDNFLAVARGEVDVATGNTDDLTQLRQQFPIEFGRVQIAWRSPGYTFDPLVVRRDLTPLRRQKIVSFFLRYGRDGANAAVQRQKLLAADNLAGFRISDNRQLRQVSDLQLFHDLFRLMLDTHLAPTERDAQAKQHYRRHARLIALLGGAR; encoded by the coding sequence ATGCTCACACGCAATGCCTGCGCGGTGCTGTTCACGCTATGCGCCAGTCTTGCTTGCGCCGACATCACGGTCGGCCTCGTGGTCACCCGCAGCGAAGCCGAAACGCTGTCGCGCTGGCAGCCAGTGCTCGACGACCTTGCAGTGGCTACCGGCGAGCCGGTCAGGGCTGTGGCGCTGGAAAACTACGACGCCCTGGTCGAACGGATGAAGCGGGGCGAGGTGCAGGTGGCGCGCATGGGCAACCGCCAGGCGCTGCAGGCGGTGGAAAACGCTAACGCGGAAGTGTTCGGCAGCCTGGTGATGGCGGGCGGCGTCGAAACCTACCAGTCGCTGCTGCTGACACGGCGTGGTGGTGATCTCGATACGCTGGTGCAGATCATCAGCCTGGGCCAGCGCGGCAGGCTGCGCTTCGCCGGCGGCAAGCCCAGCTCGTTCTCCGGCTTTTTGCTGCCGCAATACCTGGCCTTTCTCAAGGCCAATATCCTGTTCGAACAGCACTTCAAGTCAGTACAGACCGGTAGTCACAAGGACAATTTCCTGGCGGTTGCCCGCGGTGAAGTCGACGTCGCCACCGGCAACACCGACGACCTGACCCAGCTACGGCAACAGTTTCCCATCGAGTTCGGCCGGGTGCAGATCGCCTGGCGCTCACCCGGCTACACCTTCGATCCGCTGGTGGTCCGCCGCGACCTCACGCCGCTGCGGCGGCAGAAGATCGTCTCCTTCTTCCTGCGCTACGGCCGCGATGGCGCCAACGCGGCAGTGCAGCGGCAAAAGCTGCTGGCCGCCGACAACCTCGCCGGCTTTCGCATATCGGATAACCGGCAGCTGCGGCAGGTATCGGATCTGCAGCTGTTCCACGACTTGTTCCGGCTGATGCTCGATACCCATCTCGCGCCGACTGAGCGCGATGCGCAGGCCAAGCAGCATTACCGGCGCCATGCCCGGCTGATCGCGCTGCTCGGTGGCGCGCGCTGA
- a CDS encoding imelysin family protein: MPRFAPIAAVLLSAVLAHANEAPTPTPAPGLPRLTPPELAISLTETVYLPAQVSLLEHHGRLAGKLAALCETPSPERLAAAREAWIAADQSWRRLDSVRMGPSRQDETVQQFDPWPLDLAALRAAMDKVPDDPTSPQALAQSRELKQGLPALEYLLFGNAEPTKAPLAAKKIDATCRFSVWVAAGLARRAQELIYEWQGIRRGLNYDLSYPRPFLSESLTRAHAGVKELSGWKLATSVSKPARQDFPDWRSGQSRQSISAGLDTVERVLLGAAGGAGFEEFLLTRGKHEVVDELKAKLAQARIAVAALPDDLVKAAAERKQASQRLTELADFIAGPFAEALALPLQK, from the coding sequence ATGCCCCGCTTTGCCCCCATCGCAGCCGTGCTGCTCTCGGCCGTGCTCGCCCATGCCAACGAGGCACCGACGCCCACGCCGGCCCCCGGCTTGCCCCGTCTCACCCCCCCAGAACTCGCCATCAGCCTGACCGAGACCGTCTACCTGCCGGCTCAGGTATCGCTGCTGGAGCATCATGGCCGGCTCGCCGGCAAGCTCGCCGCGCTGTGCGAAACCCCGTCGCCGGAACGGCTCGCCGCCGCGCGCGAGGCCTGGATCGCTGCGGACCAGTCCTGGCGGCGCCTGGACAGCGTGCGCATGGGCCCCAGCCGGCAGGACGAGACCGTGCAGCAATTCGACCCGTGGCCGCTCGATCTCGCCGCGCTGCGCGCCGCCATGGACAAGGTGCCGGACGATCCGACCTCGCCGCAGGCGCTCGCCCAGTCGCGCGAGCTGAAACAGGGCCTGCCGGCGCTCGAATACCTGCTGTTCGGCAATGCCGAGCCCACCAAAGCGCCACTCGCCGCCAAGAAGATCGACGCCACCTGCCGCTTCAGCGTCTGGGTGGCCGCCGGCCTCGCCCGCCGCGCGCAGGAGCTGATCTACGAATGGCAAGGCATCCGTCGCGGCCTCAACTACGACCTCTCATACCCGCGGCCCTTCCTGTCCGAATCGCTGACCCGCGCCCACGCCGGGGTGAAGGAGTTGTCAGGCTGGAAGCTGGCCACCTCGGTCAGCAAGCCGGCACGGCAGGATTTCCCGGACTGGCGTTCCGGCCAGAGCCGCCAGAGCATCAGCGCCGGGCTCGATACCGTGGAACGCGTGCTGCTCGGCGCCGCTGGCGGTGCTGGTTTCGAGGAGTTCCTGCTGACCCGCGGCAAGCATGAGGTGGTGGACGAATTGAAGGCCAAGCTGGCACAGGCACGCATCGCCGTCGCCGCCCTGCCGGACGACCTGGTCAAGGCCGCCGCCGAGCGCAAGCAGGCAAGCCAGCGCCTCACCGAACTGGCGGATTTCATCGCCGGCCCGTTTGCCGAAGCCTTGGCACTGCCACTGCAAAAATAG
- a CDS encoding N-acetylmuramoyl-L-alanine amidase family protein, giving the protein MPGRTANNRHHRAVGALAGVLLAGSATAATIAVDVGHSLSAPGATSSYGETEFSYNRALAQEIARALRGAGHLVLLIGADGDATSLRDRPAMAAAGGAEFFLSVHHDSAQPQFLRTWRYQGVERYEGDHSGYSFYVFPQHPRLTESARCAGAISQTLAAQGFARTLHHAEGVAGEHRPLRDAALGIYDADFAVLRGATMPAVLFEAGVIVNKRDALTLAQPGTRQRIAAAVRDGLAACLSR; this is encoded by the coding sequence ATGCCGGGCAGAACGGCGAATAACCGGCACCACCGCGCCGTCGGCGCGCTGGCCGGCGTGTTGTTGGCTGGTAGCGCCACGGCGGCGACCATTGCCGTCGATGTCGGTCATTCGCTGAGTGCGCCCGGCGCCACCAGCAGCTACGGCGAAACCGAGTTCAGCTACAACCGTGCGCTGGCGCAGGAGATTGCTCGCGCACTGCGTGGCGCCGGCCACCTCGTGCTGCTGATCGGCGCCGATGGCGATGCCACCAGCCTGCGTGATCGGCCCGCAATGGCGGCGGCTGGCGGCGCCGAGTTCTTTCTCTCCGTTCATCACGATTCGGCCCAGCCGCAGTTCCTGCGCACCTGGCGCTACCAAGGGGTCGAGCGCTACGAAGGCGACCACTCGGGCTACTCGTTCTATGTGTTTCCGCAGCATCCGCGCTTGACTGAGAGTGCCCGCTGCGCCGGTGCGATATCGCAAACGCTGGCGGCGCAAGGCTTCGCGCGGACGTTGCATCACGCAGAAGGCGTGGCAGGCGAGCATCGGCCGCTGCGCGATGCGGCGCTCGGCATCTACGACGCCGATTTCGCGGTGCTGCGAGGCGCCACCATGCCCGCAGTGCTGTTCGAAGCCGGCGTCATCGTCAACAAGCGCGATGCATTGACGCTGGCGCAGCCCGGTACCCGCCAGCGCATCGCGGCGGCGGTTCGCGACGGTCTCGCCGCCTGCCTGTCGCGCTGA